The genomic window atttaaccctgtctaatcCTAGTCCAGACCAGAACActaccaccccattccactatttaaccctgtctaatcCTAGTCCAGACCAGTGGTCTGAGAGGATATAACActaccaccccattccactatttaaccctgtctaatcCTAGTCCAGACCAGTGGTCTGAGAGGATATAACAttaccaccccattccactatttaaccctgtctaatcCTAGTCCAGAACActaccaccccattccactatttaaccctgtctaatcCTACTGTTCTGCAGTAAATCCTCGCAATCCAAAGTATTTCTCAGCCGCTTCCACCACAACTTCTATTTTCAGTGACTTCCAATACATTTCTGCAGTACAACTGACAACCGTGGCTATGACTGCTAAACTCCCACCTTAATGAAGCACATATTCTTCCTATCATTCTGTGCTCTACTCACAGGAATCCActcaggatccctcaccctgCTGTACCCATCTTTCTCTTCCCCCTTCTTCACTGCTTTGGCATACGACACTCAATACTCTATACTCTAACGCTGccaacctcaacctgcctttctctcaccaGACTTCTCCGATCTCCAGCCCATGGGCACCCCCAACAACTAACACATACAACTTTTATCCACTGATAGTAAACATTCCTTCATCTCATGctctcctgcacacttctcacatctaggaatctccaTTTTGGAGGACATATATTTCCACTGTTAGGTCGGTCACTCGAATATCTTGTCAATGTAATAGACAATCTTTGGTACTGTCCAATGGTTTTATACTGTATGTCACACAGCAGCATCACCGACCggaaatacatacacacacaaataatacATTGGTTTAACCTATTTAAAAATAAGCAAATATGCAGTCCAAACTCGTCCAAACATGTATTCAATTTTACCTAATAACTCCATTCATTTTAAAGAGTGAGGCAGACATGCAGTGATACATTATTAAACATTTGGTCCAGTGTATCTGCCACATGTCATGGCTCCTGAgcggcacagcggtctaaggcactgtatctcagtgcaagaggtgtcactgcagtacctggttcgaatccaggctgtatcacatccagccttgatggggagtcccatagggcggcacacaattggtaggccgtcattgtaaataacaatttgttcttaaaataTTACCTACCTttagaaataaataataatgataaaCAATTGAACTCTACTATCTGTGTGAAAGTGggataaaacacacacaaatgactaagCAATTTATTTCCCCCaaaaactttatttaaaaacatttttttacagcACTATTCcctttagatagaaaacacttaAATGGTTCTTCTCTCCTGATCGTGGAGAGCTAGAGGGTTGTGTTAGCTCCCCAagttaatgcctaggctttagctcagtagGCTAACAGCACAGCCTTGCGGCAGGCTTGCATGTATAAAGGGTTCGAATCCACGGCTCTCAGCCACATGTGTAAGGTATCAAGTGATGGAGCAGACTCTCTGGTTTAGGATACCCAAACAGCCTGTCAGTGATGGAGCAGACTCTCTGGTTTAGGATACCCAAACAGCCTGTCAGTGATGGAGTAGACTCTCTGGTTTAGGATACCCAAACAGCCTGTTAGTGATGGAGCAGACTCTTTGGTTTAGGATACCCAAACAGCCTGTCAGTGATGGAGCAGACTCTTTGGTTTAGGATACCCAAACAGCCTGTCAGTGATGGAGCAGACTCTTTGGTTTAGGTTACCCAAACAGCCTGTCAGTGATGGAGCAGACTCTCTGGTTTAGGATACCCAAACAGCCTGTCAGTGATGGAGCAGACTCTCTGGTTTAGGATACCCAAACAGCCTGTCGGTGATGGAGCAGACTCTCTGGTTTAGGATACCCAAACAGCCTGTCGGTGATGGAGCAGACTCTCTGGTTTAGGATACCCAAACAGCCTGTCAGTGATGGAGCAGACTCTCTGGTTTAGGATACCCAAACAGCTCAAAGTCTGGCTCATACAAACTGTACAGCTTCCTCCTCAACTCGGCCGGAACCTCAGCGAACCAATCCCGTTCCCAGCTGGCCGCCGTGCGGTTCCGGTTGCTAGATGGGAACTTTATCTGGTCTTCCAGGCCCAGGATCCGGAGCAACTGATCCGAGTCGTCCTCCAGGTTTTCCAGCGTGCCGATGAAATCATACTGGATCTGACAGGGGTGACAGAGCCGGTACACCTGGGAGGAGAACAAGTTAACTTGAGTACAGTTGGgttgagagcacacacacacacacacacacacgcacgcacgcacgcacacacacacaccacacgcacaggcgcacacgcacgcgcacacacacctgGCGCCAGTGTTCGTTGAATGGCTGCTCCTGCTCCGTCTGGGGGTCGAGGAGATACCGGACGAACTCCGAGAACGACGGCTGGATCCCCGCTTTGAACGCCTCCGCCGCTGACTCCGGAACCCTGGAGGTCCCGTTTTTGTTTCCATAACGACGTAGCATGACGGAGCCAAACTGGCGGTAGAAGTCTTCGTTGGGCTGTTGGAACTTGTTCCGGAAGGCGGAGATGAGTCGGACGAAGGGGTCGCGGACAAACAGGAACTTGGTGTAACTCTGCAGTTTCACCCTCATCAGGTGACGGGAGAGACGGCCATACCTACGCCAGaactataggaggaggaggagggaggggatgagggaggaggacaggaggggggagaggaggggagcggggagggggagaggagggggagggaagatgagaggatagggaggagagggagaggaggagggggagaggaggagggggacggGAGGAGGGGgacgggaggaggagagggagaggatagggaggagaggaggggaggaaggggagggagggagggtggggagggagggtgggtagagggggtgagggaggtgATGAGGATGGATAGAGTAAAGAGAAGGGATAAAGAAGTAGGATGACGCTTCACTCTTcttcacacacacagtatagacacagtgtacagacagtatagacacagtatacacacagtatacacacagtatagacacagtgtacagacagtatagacacagtatacacacagtatacacacagtatagacacagtgtacagacagtatagacacagtatacacacagtatacacacagtatacacacagtatagacacagtgtacatacagtatacagacagtatagacacagtatacagacagtatagacacagtatacagacagtatacacacagtatacatacacagtatacacacagtatacagacagtatagacacagtatacagacagtatacagacagtatacacacagtatacacacagtatacacacagtgtacacacaatatacacacagtatacacacagtatacacacagtatacagacagtatacagacagtatacagacagtatatagacacagaatacacacagtatacacacagtatagacacagtatagacacagtatagacacagtatagacacagtatacagacagtatagacacagtatacagacagtatagacacagtatacacacagtatagacacagtatacacacactatacagacCTTGGAGAAGGTGAGGTGCAGGGAGGAGTTGTGTATGAGGTCAGGGGGCAGGGCCTGGGGGTCGCGGTAAGGTTGTCCATCTGGAGCCAGCAGACCCTCAGAGAGAACCACCATTACACGCTTCCAGTTGGTACATGCTacctagagagaggaggagaggaggtggaggtggaggaggtggaggtggaggagaggaggtggaggagaggaggtggaagaggtggaggaggtggaggagaggaggtggaagaggtggaggaggtggaggagaggaggtggaagaggtggaggaggtggaggagaggaggtggaggtggaggaggtggaggtggaggagaggaggtggaagaggtggaggaggtggaggagaggaggtggaagaggtggaggaggtggaggagaggaggtggaggtggaggaggtggaggtggaggagaggagggggaagaggtggaggaggtggaggagaggaggtggaagaggtggaggagaggagggggagaggaggagaggaggaggaaggaggtgaaggagaggaagtggaggagatgaggtggaggagaggagaggtggaggggaggtggaggagaggaggtggaggagaggaggtggaagaggtggaggaggtggaggagaggaggtggaggtggaggtggaggaggtggaggagaggaggtggaagaggtggaggaggtggaggagaggaggtggaagaggtggaggaggtggaggagaggaggtggaggtggaggaggtggaggtggaggagaggagggggaagaggtggaggaggtggaggagaggaggtggaagaggtggaggaggtggaggagaggaggtggaagaggtggaggaggtggaggagaggaggtggagatggaggtggaggaggtggaggagaggaggtggaagaggtggaggaggtggaggagaggaggtggaagaggtggaggaggtggaggagaggagggggaagaggtggaggaggtggaggagaggaggtggaagaggtggaggaggtggaggagaggaggtggaggagaggtggaggggaggtggaggagaggaggtggaagaggtggaggaggtggaggagaggagggggagaggaggagaggaggaggaaggaggtgaaggagaggaggtggaggagaggaagtggaggagaggaagtggaggagaggaggtggaggagaatcAAATCTTTTTTTATAtcaacagttgtcacaaagtgctttacagatagccagcctaacaccccaaacagcaagcaatgcagatgcagaagcacagtgtctaggaaaaactccctagaaggcaggaacctaggaagaaacctagagaggaaccaggctctgaggggcggACAGTCCTCTTCCCCTCCCTACCTTGGGAACGTAGCAGTAGATGATCTCATGTCTGTCGTCTACTATCAGGTGGTTTAACTCCCGGTTGGGAATCTGGTCAAACGTCCGGAATTTTCCTGGGAATTCTAATGTTCCGTTCCCGTAACACATATCACTGATccgcctcctcctctcctcttgtctcctcccctcctcctctcttttctcctccgcctgcctcactctctcctcttctcgcttcccttcctctcctctccacctctcctccagctctgagGAGTCTGTTACTTGGGGGAGGGGGTGTTCCTCCCCTGGGGGTTTGGGGGtcgccctcctcccctctccaggcCGGTCAGGCTCTGTGGTTCTGGGTGGGGTTTTGGTGGGTGTGGAGGAGCTgggtgaggtggggtgggggtgAGGGTCGTGGGGGTAGAGATTGAGCGCTCCCACGTCGTCCCAATAGAGGATGATGAGCAGGACCATTAACACAGACCCCAGCAGGAACGCCAGACGGAAGCATCGGGACGTTCCCATGGTTACCACAGCAGAGGGGGCGGAGTTATCTCAGCTCCATGGCCCGACGGTCACTAAGGGAAGCACTTCCTGGTTGCC from Salmo trutta unplaced genomic scaffold, fSalTru1.1, whole genome shotgun sequence includes these protein-coding regions:
- the LOC115181666 gene encoding carbohydrate sulfotransferase 12-like, with translation MGTSRCFRLAFLLGSVLMVLLIILYWDDVGALNLYPHDPHPHPTSPSSSTPTKTPPRTTEPDRPGEGRRATPKPPGEEHPLPQVTDSSELEERWRGEEGKREEERVRQAEEKREEEGRRQEERRRRISDMCYGNGTLEFPGKFRTFDQIPNRELNHLIVDDRHEIIYCYVPKVACTNWKRVMVVLSEGLLAPDGQPYRDPQALPPDLIHNSSLHLTFSKFWRRYGRLSRHLMRVKLQSYTKFLFVRDPFVRLISAFRNKFQQPNEDFYRQFGSVMLRRYGNKNGTSRVPESAAEAFKAGIQPSFSEFVRYLLDPQTEQEQPFNEHWRQVYRLCHPCQIQYDFIGTLENLEDDSDQLLRILGLEDQIKFPSSNRNRTAASWERDWFAEVPAELRRKLYSLYEPDFELFGYPKPESLLHH